GATCTTGAGGGGGGTACAATTGTTGATCAAAAAAATAATGATGAACAGAGAGATCGATAACCCAATTATCTGCGATTTGGATTGCGCTTCGAGGTACGCGAAAATTTTCTTGAGCATGTTAATGCGGTAAATCTGGAGCGGGTGAAGGGAATCGAACCCTCGTCTCAAGCTTGGGAAGCTCGCATTCTACCATTGAACCACACCCGCGAAAATCGCTGGTCGGACGGCATAATATAACATTTTCAAAATGAGATTGGAGAGGAGCGCAGGACCAGAGCGGCGTTTGAGCCGCCGAATCCGAACGAATGAGTCAGGATGTGTGTCAGGCGTTTCGAACGGCTTTTCTGCGGCACGTAATCCAGGTCACACTCCGGATCCGGGTTTTCGAGATTGAGGGTGGGGGGAATATGGCTGTGCTTCATCGCCAAGAGGCTGATGGCCACCTCCATGGCTCCCGTTGCCCCTAAGGCGTGGCCATGCATCGCTTTGGTGGCGCTGATCGGGATCTCCCGCGCGGCTGGGCCCAGAGCTATTTTCAGCGCCAGCGTTTCGGTTTTATCGTTAATCGGCGTGGAACTGCCGTGAGCATTGATCGCGTCAAGCGCGGAAGGCTCGAGACGAGACTCTTTTAAAGCCAATTGAATAGCCCGCGCGACTTGTGACCCGTCCGGCCTCGGAAAAGTCATGCGATAAGCGTCGCTGGTGACGCCGTAGCCCAGGATCTCCGCATAAATCGGCCCGCCTCGCTTGACCGCATGTTCCAGTTCCTCCAGGACAAAAAGAGCCGCTCCCTCTCCCATCACAAACCCATCCCGCGCGCGGTCAAAAGGGCGGGAGGCTTGTTCCGGCGCGTCATTGCGGGTCGACATCGCCCGAATGAGGTCAAAGGCTCCGAAACAAAGCGGTGCCAGAGGAGCCTCCGCACCTCCGGCGAGCATGACCTCAACCTGACCCGCCTGGATCATCCGGAAGGCTTCCCCGATCGCGATGGTGCCTGCCGCGCAGCTGTTGGCGTTGGAAAGGGCGGGACCATTTAAACCAAAAGCGATGGAGACGTTTGAAGCGCCCGCGCCGGTAAAAACCGATAGGGCGATCAGCCGATCAACCGCCTGAAGCCCTTCCTGGACGAGGTGTGTATGTTCCTCTTCCGCATGGCCGATGCCGCCTAAGGCTGATCCGACATAGGTCCCTGCATGGTCCGGCTGATCCACGGTGAGCCTGGCCTCCTGCAGAGCCATCCCGGCGCAGGCCACGGCAAACTGCGAAAAACGGTCCAGCCGCCGGGCGATCTTGGCTTCCATAAATTTGAAGGGGTCAAAATCCTCGATGGAGGCGGCAATCCGTGATCGGAGAGCGGACGTGTCAAAGCGGGTGATTCGCCGGACAGCGGATTTTTCCCGGCAGATCCCTTGCCACAGGGCTTCCGAGCCGATGCCCAAAGGGGTGACGCAGCCGATTCCGGTAATAACAACGCGTTTCATGGGTTAACCTCAATAAGTTCTTTGATGCGTTTTAACGTTTTCTGCGCGACTTGTTTAACGAACATCTCTCCGATGATCCGTTCCGCCAGCCAGGGGCCTGGAGGCGGCCACTTCGGCTCAAATTGATGATGGATTTGAACGGACCAGACCGGCTGTCCGCCAGGGGTTTCACCCACTTGTTGGAAGATCCACTGAACCTCCATCCCTTTGGTAATCCCGCCGATGTGCGTAAAAAGGATTCGCTTTTCCTCCGGCAGGGGACGCTGGATCGCGCGCCACCACAGCGGAAGTCCTTTATGCCGGGCGGCCATCTCCACCGTGATTTGATTGCCCTTCTTCTGAAGCACTTTTACCCAGCGGTAATGGGGCAGGATCTCCGGCCATCGAGTGACATCCGCGGCGATCCGGAAGAGCCGGCCATACGGTGCCGTTATCTCTATGACGTTTGAGGTATTCATAAGGCCGGTACCAGAGAGTCGGATGTTTTTAATCGTGTTCGTGCCGCCAGCCACCGGAGGGCCGGTGGAAACATCCGAAGGCCCGAGACCAGCAGGTTCTGACTGAAACGATTGTCGAGAACCGACCTCAGCACGCGGTGGATCGGCAAGGGCCGGTCAAAACGATCATGCCAGGCCGCGGCGTAAGCTTCGTCAACCGGGCGCTTGGATTGCGTAAAGGCCTCCGCCAGAAGCCGGGATCCATAGAGGCTCATGGCGATACCTTCCCCAAGGAAAGGATCGATCACAAAGGCGGCGTCTCCGACAAACAGCCGCCGGCCGTCGGTGAGGCGGCGCAGCCCCATCACGACCGGACCCACCGCCTGCCAGGATGTGATCCGGTGCGCCTGGGCGAGATGCCGATGGAGGATCGGGTTCTGACGCATCCAGTGACTCAGGACGTTATCGAGGGCGGGACCGAGTGTTTTGATGGCGTTTTGAGTCGTCAACGCACAGACATTGACGCGCGTCGTGTCTTGCCGCGCCAAACCCACATACCCGCCGGGGATCAGGTCCAGTTCGACCTGCTGGGTCACGGACGGAATATTCTCAAAGATCGCCTGAAGGCCGTAATAGGCCGGGCCGTTGCCGATAGGAGGGGTCATGCGGCCGGTAGCGACAACGGTCCAGATCGACGAATCCGGTGCGTTGAGGCCATCGTGGTGTTCTTCTACCCAAACACCGACCGATTTTGCCCGCTGCAGTAAAAGGGAATCCAACGTTTCGCGTGCCAGAGACAGCCCCATTCCGGGCAATTCCGCTTCCGCGCGTTTACCGGATGGCGAGCTGACAACGATATGCCGGATCGGCCAGGCGCCGGCTTTTTGAATCAGCTCCAAAACGCCCAGTGCCTCCAGTTCCGGAAGGGTTTCCGGACTCAGAAAACCGCCGCAGAGTTTCGGGCGGGGGAAATGGTCTTTTTCGAAGAGACAGACCTGAAAGCCGGCCTGTGCCAGCCGGATCGCGCTGGAGGATCCGGCGGGTCCGCCGCCGATCACGATGATGTCAGGTGTGCCGGTCATTTTTTTCACCCGCGAGCGTCAGGCGGTAACCGAAATGCGTTTCAACCTTTACGTAAGAAAGGCCTGCTTCACGTGCAAAGCCTTCCAGTTCGGCCCGGGTAAAGGCGCGTTTCACCGACAGCGGTCCATCGTTCTGCACGATCGGATGCGCGCGGAGCAGCCGCGTCAATGTCCATATCCACGCCCAGGCCCTTCCGCTCCGTTCGAGATCATTCATGATAAGACCGCGCCGGGTCAAACGGTCACTGCGTTTGAGCAGCGCAACGATTTCTGGGTCAGACAAATGATGGAGACACAACGATGACAGGGCATAATCAAACGGTTCGCCGGAAGGGATGAAGGTGTTTAAATCCGAGTGAACAAGCGTAATTTCCGGATAGTCACGGCACGCCTGGCGGGCGTAGGTCAGGACCGCCTCATTGACGTCGATCCCCAAAATCTCGGCTCGAAAGCCCTTTCGCCGGCACCACCGCACGATGGCGCGCGGCATATCCGCGCCGCCGGTTCCCCAGTCGATGAAGCGGAGGCGTTCCCCCGGCTGCCATCGATGAGAAAAACGCCGGAGCCGCGCCAGCGTGGCCTGCACGCCGCCCAGCCATTCGTTCACGCGCTCCAAGGCGGTGAGAATGCGGGTGGTGGCCGCCGCATCCAGCGGTTCCAGGTCCATCCGTTCCGGTTCCCGGGACCGCTCCTTAAAAACGAAGCTCATACGGTATTCTATCAGGGTCGACGACGGACAAAATGAGATAAAATTGTCTTGTTCAATCGGTAAAAGTTCCAGTGAATCTTATGACAAATCCAACCGTTTTTAATGGATAAAGCCGGAGTCGCTTCCATCCTTGAGGAAATCGCCGTTCTGCTGGAGTTGAAGGGAGAAAATCCCTTCAAAATCCGAGCCTACCAGAATGCGGCGCGGCTTCTGCCGAGTCTTTCCGAAGACCTCGCTGCCCTCGTCAAAGAAAACCGTCTGGTGGATGTTCCCGGCATCGGCGAGGCTCTCGCCGAGAAGATCGCCCACCTGGTCACCACCGGAAAACTGCCTTACTACGAAGAGTTGCGTGAAAGCGTCCATCCTGGTCTTCTGGAGTTGACGCGACTCCAGGGTGTGGGGCCGAAGAAAGCGGTGCTTCTTTATGAGAAACTGGGAGTCAAGAATCTCCCGACGTTGAAGAAAGCCTGCCTGGAGGGGAAGGTCGCCAAGCTCAAAGGGTTTGGCGAAACCACGCAGGCCAATATTTTGAAAAGTATCCACTTTCTGGCGGAGCATGCCGCCGAGCATCTCCTCGACGATGCTCGCGCCCTGGCCGACGAGATAATCGGCCGGCTGAGAAAACTTCCCCACGTCAAACAGATCGCTTTCTGCGGGAGTCTACGCCGCCACAAGGAAACCGTCCACGATGTGGATATTCTGGTGTCGAGTGACAAGCCCGCCGGCCCGATTATGGAAACGTTCGTCAAATTACCGGGGGTCGTCCGGGTGCTTGGCGAGGGGGACACCAAAGCGAGTGTTCTTTTTCACAACGGCATCCAGGTGGATCTCCGGGTGGTCAAAGAGGACGAGTATCCGTTTGCGCTTCATTACTTCACCGGCAGTAAAGAACACAATATTGTCATGCGTCAGCGTGCTCAGGCGCGGCATTTGAAGCTTTCCGAGTACGGTCTTTTCCGGAAGGGAAATAAACGCGTGCCTTGCCGTGATGAGGCGGAGCTGTATGCCAAACTGGGGCTGTCCTTCATTCCGCCGGAGCTTCGCGAGGACCGCGGGGAGTTCGAGGCGGCGGAGAAGGGTCTTCTGCCGAAGCTTCTCGAGACCAAGGATCTCCGGGGTATCTTTCATGTTCACAGCAACTGGAGCGACGGCACGGTGGAGCTGGAGGAAATGATCCAGGCAGCGCAGGAGATGGGTTTTGAGTACGTCGGGATTTCGGATCATTCCCAGGCGGCTTCCTATGCCGGCGGGCTGACTCTCGAGCGTCTGCGTCAGCAGCGTCAGGCGATTGAGCGCTTACAAAAACGCTTCAAGATTCATATTTTCTGGGGGACGGAGTGTGATGTCCTGAAAGACGGCCGGCTGGATTACCCGGATGACGTCCTTAAGGATTTTGATTTTGTGATCGCCTCGGTGCATTCGCTCTATACGATGCCGGAAGCGGAGATGACCGCGCGTATCGTCCAGGCGCTCCAGAATAAGTTCGTGACGATCCTGGGGCATTTGACAGGCCGGCTCCTGCTCCGGCGCCAGCCTTACGCGGTGAACGTCGAGGAAGTGCTGAAGGCCGCGGGCCGGGAAGGCGTGGCGGTCGAAATCAATACGCTGGCCGACCGGCTGGACATCGACTGGCGCTGGATTCCCCGCGCCAGGGAACTCGGCTGCCGGTTTTCGATTGATCCGGATGCGCACGCGAAAGAAGACCTTCATGGGTATGTTCGGGGTGTCGGGATCGCGCGCAAAGGCTGGCTGACGAAAGAGGATGTTATTACTACGCTGCCGTTGGAGCAGATAAAAACATATCTGAAAAAACGTCGGTAGGTACCCTCACCCGCGCCTGTCCGGCCAATGGCCGTCCGGCTTGCCCTCCCCCTCAGCAGGGGGAGGGAATATAAGATTGCTCGACCCCCTCTCCCTGCTGAGGGAGAGGGGCGGGGGTGAGGGTAAAATCGAATAAGGAGTTGTTTCGTGGTCCAAAAGGCAAAAAATATCCTGCGCCTGCTGCGGAAGCAGTGGCCGGTGACGCGCTGCGAGTTGCTCCACAAGAACCCGCTGGAGCTGATGGTTGGGGTCATTTTGTCCGCCCAATCAACGGATCAACGCGTCAACTCGGTTACCCGGGGGCTTTTCCGAAAGTACCATACCGCCGCCGGCTTTGCGGCGTCCAACCCGGCTGTTTTCGAGAAGGAAATCCGCAGTACCGGATTTTTCCGCAGCAAGACGAGAAGCATCCGGTCCGCGTGCCGGGTTCTGGTGGAGCGGTTCAAAGGGAAAGTGCCGAAAACCATGGACGAGTTATTGGACGTGCCCGGCATTGGCCGTAAAAGCGCCAATGTGCTTCTCGGGGCCGCCTATGGCATCGCTTCCGGGGTTGTCGTTGACACGCACATGATCCGGCTCTCTCACCGGCTGGGATTATCGAAGCAGGAAGACCCGGTTAAAATCGAGATGGATTTGAACAAATTAATCCCGTCGTCCCAGTGGATCTTTTTCTCGCAGGCCATGGTGCTTCACGGCCGCTACATCTGCATCGCGCGCCGGCCGCGTTGCTGGGAATGTGAACTGATTAACGTGTGCCCTTATTCGGACAAAGTGCTTTCCCCGGACAAAGACGAAGCCACTCCTCCCCGAACAACCATCAGCGGACTTCCTGTCCACGTGCGGAAATGACCCGGCTCTCCTTTGCGGAATATATGGACCAGACGCTTTACGGGCCGCAGGGGTATTACGCTTCCGGTGCGGCGGCCAGCGGCCGGGCCGGGGATTACTTTACAGCTCCGGATGTGAGCCCGGTGTTTGGCCGGTTGCTCGCCGCCATCTGGATGCGGTGGGCGAATGAGTTTGCCGCGCGGCCCTTTCACCTCGTCGAGATGGGAGCCGGCGAAGGCCATCTGGCCCGCGCGATCGGAGCGGCGATCCAAAAAGACCACCGCGAGCAACTCGGTAGATTGAACTATATCGCTGTTGAGCGCAGCCCGACCCGATGTCGTTCCCTGGAATTGCTCGAGTCGTCCATGCCCTGTCCCTTCCGGGTCCTGCCAGATCTGTCTTCCCTGAAGGCTTCTCCTCTGACCGGATGTTTTTTCGCCAACGAATTGATTGATGCGTTTCCCGTGCACCGGGTGCGTAACCATCAAGGGCGACTCCAGGAAGCGTATGTGGAACAAACCGCTAGCGGAAAGAGGCTAGTGTGGACCGATCCCTCGACCTCATGTCTAGAAGCTTATTTCGCTCGAATTGGAATCCGGTTATCCCCAACTCGTCATCCCCCGCAGTTGTTGGCGGGGGATCTATCGTCACACGGCATGATGGATTCCCGGCCAGAGACCGCCGGGAATGACGGGGTAAGGGTTGAAGAATCGTGGTTGCCGGAAGGATATGAGACGGAAATCAATCTGGCGATGGGAGAGTGGATCCGGAGTGTGGCGGCCTCGCTCTCCTCGGGGCTGGTGGCCCTTATCGACTATGGCCGTCCGGCGCACGAGTATTATCACCCGGAGCGCTCCCGTGGCACCTTGCGGGGATTCATCCGTCATGCGGTGCGAAGTGATGTCTTGTCGGATGAGATCATGGACATGACCGCGGATGTCGATTTTACGAGTCTGGCGCTCGACGCGCAGGAAGCGGGATTGTGTCCTCTTGCGTACATGGATATGGGCTCTTTTTTGATGACGAGCGCGCGTTTTTTGTGGGAAAACAGATTGTCATTCCCCGCGGGTTCTGGCGGGGAATCTATACCTAACGCCAAGATGGATCTCCTGCCAGTGACCGCAGGGGATGACGGAGTTGGTCGGGAGTGGGCCGGTTTGCGCTACCTGGTCCATCCGGAGGGCCTGGGGAGCGCTTTTCAGGTTCTCGTGCTCGGCAAAGGACTCGATCCGCGGGATTGGCTTTTTGAAGGCAACCGGTTGAGTCGTCTGGGATTAACAAACCATGATTGAAATCGACGCTTTGATTTTCGATCTCGACGGCACGCTGATCGATTCCGCGGCGGATCTGATCGATTCCGTGCGCACCTTTCAGCAGCGCCACGGTCTGCCGCCCGGTTCGGAGTCCCTGATCACCTCGTTTGTCGGCGACGGAGTCGTGGCGCTGGTCCAGCGGGCGGTGCCCGGACTGCACGGAGAGAAACTTCGTCAGGGAGTCGATTATTTTAAACGGTATTACCGCCGGCATTGTCTGGATAAAACTCGTCTTTATCCCGGAGTCAAGGATGTTCTGGGCCACTTCCGCGACAAAAAATTGGCGGTGATTACGAATAAACCGATGCGTGCCACTCAGCATATTCTCGAAGGATTGGGGATCCTCTCCCGTTTTCAAGTCGTTCTCGGCGGCGATTCGTTGCCGACCAAGAAACCTGACCCGGAACCCATCCGTTATGCGTTGATGAAGATGCATGTTCGTGATTCGCATCGGGCTGTTGTTGTTGGAGACAGCATCAACGATATTCTGGCAGGACGAAGAGCGGGTTGTTGTACCTGCGGGGTTATCTCATGCTTCGGGAATCCAGATCAGATGAGACAGGCCAAGCCCGATAAGGTCGTTCTCAACACGCTTGAATTGATGCGTATTTTCAACTAAATTAAACCCTGTTTTCCGCATCCTCACAGAAATCTCAACGATCCTCACATTCCCCGCAAGGTAATAGGTAAGAACATATCTAAGAATCAAGCCAATTAATTGTTACTAATATTTTACTTTCCTTTGATCCAGCTTCCCTTATAAAAGGAACGTGGCTCCACAACCTCTACCTCATCCGGTTGCCCTCTCCCGCCGATTACGCGTTCACGCGCGATGGTTTGTTTTAACCCTCACCAGCCTCCTGATCATCTGTCTCTCTCTCTCAACCGTCTTCGCCTCGTTTGAAGAGTTGCCCACCGGTGGCCGCGCCGCCGGTCTAGGGAATGCGTTTACCGGTATTGCCGATGACGTCTATTCGATTTACTACAACCCGGCCGGCCTAGTCCAACTGCATCGCTCGGAATTCACCGCCTACTACTCGAAACTGTACGCGGGGTTATCGGATGGATCCTCCATCGGCCGTTCGTTTGTGGCTTACGCCCATCCGATGAAGACCAGAGGGACGTTCGGGATCAGCTACTTGTCCTTGTCCCTGGCGGACCTGTATTCGGAAAGTACCGTGGCCCTCAGCTACGCCCATGCGCTCGGCATGAAATGGAACCTGGGCGGAAACCTAAAGTTCTTGCGGAAATCCTTCGGATCAGATACGTATACCCAGAATGCCATTAATTCGGATACGGGGGCTCCCTTGGGAGGGGCCGATCCCCTCTTCGCGCAGAACGGCAGTTCGAAATCCGGGATGGCGGTTGATCTGGGCGCGCAATACCGGCTCTCGCGCATTTACGGCATCGGGATTACGATCTTGAACATGAATTCGCCCAACATGGCGTTGTCCTCCGACGATTCAGATCCGGTCAGCGCCGTCTACAAAGTGGGGCTGGCCCGCCGGACCAAAACCTCTGCCGTCGACGCTGAGTTCTCGATGCAGAAGTTCACCCAGGAGGAGTTCCGTTTGAATATCGGAGGGGAGCGCTGGTTCGGCAACGGGCTGGGGGTTCGGGGCGGACTGGGATTTGGACAGCGGGGTTACCAGCTGACATCGATTGGTTTTGCCTACCGCTGGGAAAGCCTTCAAGTGGATTACGCGTTGATTTATCCGCTGAGCGGAATCAAAGGCACCTTCGGAACGCATCAGGTATCCATGACATTCCGGTTTGGAAGGAGAAGTTGAGTATGAAACACCTAAACGATTTTCGATGGATTTGTGGATCGATGGTCTTGAGCCTGGTGCTCCTGTCGGGGGTCCTGGGCCCGGTTCCGGTTGGGGCGTGGAGTTGGGACGAAGACGAGATCGCGGCCCAGGATGATCTCGCCGTTCAGCTGGAGGGCTATCACAAGCGCGTGGAAAGCGGGATCTCGCTCCAGGAGCGCATCGTTCTGCTGGATCGCCTGATCAAGCTCTATAAAATCCGGGGACGCGATACGAGGTTTCTCGAAGACGAGCGGGCGCAGGTGCTGGCGGATGACCAGGCGCTGCAGTCGGTGAGCGCGATCTCGCGCGAGAAATCACAGGCCCTCTACCAGCAGGGGTTGGAGCAGGCCCGTCTGGGGAATTACAAGCAGGCGCAGACCGCGTTCCTCGAAGCCGAACGCCTCAATTCGAACGACAAGATCATCGCCGAGATGCGTCAAAAAGTGGATGCGGTGGCCACCATTTTGCCTCAGGCGCCGACGGAACCGAACTCCGGCGATCTGGTCAAACGCGGAGTCATGCAGTATCTGCAGAACGATCCCGCCAAAGCCCTCAATTTCCTGATGTATGCGCAACAGAAGAACCCCCAGGACCAGGACATCCCGGAACTGGTGGACATGGTGAAAAAGTCCGCGCCGGAATCCATGGAAATTCTGGATACGCGTTTAAATCTGATCGACCAGAAACTTCAAAAAGCGCTTGAAAAAATATACTCCGGAGAATACCTGGTGGCCGCCAAAGAATGTCAAGAAGTGTTAGATCTGGAGCCGGACAATGCGCTGGCGCTGACCCGGTTGGGATCGGTGTATTACGCGATGGGACAGGTGAAACAAGCCCGTGTGTATTGGCAGCAGGCCTTCGCTCTGGACCCGAAAAACGATGTGCTCAAGAGTTTCCTGCAGCAATCCACGACGGAAACAGACCGGGCGCCGGCCCAGGCGTTGACGTATAAGGTCGAAAAGGGCGATACGCTGATGATTATCGCTGAAAAGATCTACAAAAACCGCAGCGTGTGGCGAAAAATCTATGACGCCAACCGCGCGTATATGAAGAATCCGTATCAACTGGTCGTCGGTCAGGTGCTGGTGTTGCCGCCGGGAGTCACGCAGCAGTTGCAGCGGTAAAGGATGAAAGAGTCTTCAATGAAACGGATCCATCGATGGCCTCTCTGGCTCCTGGCCGGCTTGCTGGTCGGCGGGGCCCGCTTTTCCCTGGCCAAATTCGAACAGGAGCAACTGGCGTTGGAAGCCCAGATGCAGCAGCGCATCGAAAGCGTCCTGGCCAAGACCCTGCCTCCCAACAGCTACCTGGTGACCGTCAAGATTGAGATGGAGAAAAATGCGGCGACAACCAGTGTCAGGTCCACGGCCGGAGGCAATCGCGCCAAAAATCAGTTCTTGAATGAAAACCGCTACATCCTTCCGGGCGTTCCGCAAAAGAAAGAGTACGGTGCGCCCAACGAACCGGCTTCCAACGAAACGGTGGTCAACGCGGTTTCCGGGGAAGCTCTGATTCGAAAAATGAGTATCACGGTTCTGGTCGCCCCCGAAATCACGTCGGATCAGATCCGGGCGATTCGGGATGTCTTAAGCGCCACGATCCCGTTTAATCCGTTCCGGGGCGATGAAATGGATATTCAGAACTCTCCGCTGATCGGCAATCATGCCGCGCCGCCGGCCGGGGGATCCACGGTGAGTACGACTCCGGTCGTCAGCCGAGGAGGAGGGTTCCCCAACGGGATGAATGATCGTTCCACACTGATTTTCACCATCCTGCTGATCCTGGTGGCGATCATTTTGCTGATTTTGGTCGCTTTCCTGTTTGGGCCGGTTCGGGCTTTCTCGAACCGGTTGTTGGCGATGCTGCCCCGCGTGGGGGAACAAGCGGCCTACGCCGTGAACAGCGCGTCGTCCAAAACCCCTTCCCCTGCGCAGGGGGGTGAAACTGTTACCCTGCACAACGGCGTGAACGGTTACTTCGGCCCGGACAGCGGCAACGGAGCCGACGTCCCGTTCCGGTTCATTCACGAAAACCAGTTGAACAAGCTCCCCATTCTGATCCGCCAGATGAGCGCGCCTCAGGCCGCGCTGGTCCTGGCGTACCTGCCTCCGGAATGGGCGAGCCGGGTGCTGAATTCCCTGGATGCGGAGGCCCAATCGGCCATCATGAGCGAGCTGAGTCAGGCCCGCGAGGTGCCTTCGGAAGTCGTGAAAGAAGTCGAAGAACAGGTGAAAAGCCGGCTTCCGTATCTCGTCGGCGGCGTCGAGTGGATCGAGGCGGTGTATCAGCTGACGCAGCCGCAGACCCAGCGGGCGCTGCTCGACACGCTGGATCAGCAGGTGCCGGAGCTCGCGCAATCGCTGCGCCAGAAAACATTCTTTATTGAGGACGTGAACATCTTGAACCCGGGTGCCTTGCGGCTCCTGGTTCAGGAGCTGGGCTATCCGGCGACGGCTCTGGCGCTGAAAGCCGAAGAGTCTCCGGTGCGCGAGGCCATACTGAGTAAGCTCCCGGCGGCAACACGTGAAATTATTCAACAGGAGCTGGAGATGTCGGGCAGCGACGCCGTGGCCTTGCAGGAGGCCCGAACCCGTCTGATGGGCCTGGGCCGCCGGCTGCTGGCGGAGGGACGGATCAGTTTGCCGGAGAGAAAGTAAATAGGACCCGCGGCGGATGAGTTAATCGCCGCAGGTCCCGTCGAAAAGGAATAACGAACGGGAGCGCTTCATGGATTGGATGACCCCTCTGGGTTACTTGATTGGATTAGGCACCGTTGGATACGTGCTGGTCAGCGGCAACGCCGTTGGCCTGATCTTTAATCTGCACGCGATCATTCTCGTTTATGGGGGGACGCTCGGGGCGACGCTTTTAAGCTACCCGCAATCGGTCTTGATTCAGTCGATCCGGGCGTTGCGCATTTTTCTTTTTCCAGGGGCCCGGCCCGGGGCGAATGTCCTCATTCAGATTTTGATGAGGCTTTCGGATAAAGCGCGGCGGCAGGGGGTGGACAGCCTTGCGCCCGATCTCGATCAAATCGGCATTTCATTTTTATCCCACGGGCTTCGCATGGTGATGGATGGCCTGCCCGCGGAGATGGTCCGGAGCAATCTGATCAAAGAGATCCGTTTTTCCCGGGATCGTCATATGCAGACCGCCAATGTGTTTCGCAGCGCCGCCGCCTATGCTCCGATTTTTGGATTGCTGGGAACGCTGGTCGGGGTCGTGCAGGTGCTGATGACCCTGACCGATCCCAAAACCATCGGTTCGTCCATGGCGATCGCCATGACCGCCACGTTTTACGGAATTTTTGGAGCTAATTTCATCTTTCTGCCCATCGCCGGCAAGCTCAATGTCTATGCGCAGGAAGAAGTGTTTCTGGAAGAACTGATGATCGAAGGGATTTTGTCGATCCAGCAGAATGAAGTGCCGGCGTTGGCGGCCCGGAAGCTCCAGTCGTTTGCCGAAGCGCACAAATGGGATCAAATCCAGCCGGGGCGTGGAGGAGGACCGGCGGGACAGAGAACCGCCTAAACAGCCATGGCGTTCGA
This genomic stretch from Elusimicrobiota bacterium harbors:
- the fabF gene encoding beta-ketoacyl-ACP synthase II, with translation MKRVVITGIGCVTPLGIGSEALWQGICREKSAVRRITRFDTSALRSRIAASIEDFDPFKFMEAKIARRLDRFSQFAVACAGMALQEARLTVDQPDHAGTYVGSALGGIGHAEEEHTHLVQEGLQAVDRLIALSVFTGAGASNVSIAFGLNGPALSNANSCAAGTIAIGEAFRMIQAGQVEVMLAGGAEAPLAPLCFGAFDLIRAMSTRNDAPEQASRPFDRARDGFVMGEGAALFVLEELEHAVKRGGPIYAEILGYGVTSDAYRMTFPRPDGSQVARAIQLALKESRLEPSALDAINAHGSSTPINDKTETLALKIALGPAAREIPISATKAMHGHALGATGAMEVAISLLAMKHSHIPPTLNLENPDPECDLDYVPQKSRSKRLTHILTHSFGFGGSNAALVLRSSPISF
- a CDS encoding SRPBCC family protein, whose amino-acid sequence is MNTSNVIEITAPYGRLFRIAADVTRWPEILPHYRWVKVLQKKGNQITVEMAARHKGLPLWWRAIQRPLPEEKRILFTHIGGITKGMEVQWIFQQVGETPGGQPVWSVQIHHQFEPKWPPPGPWLAERIIGEMFVKQVAQKTLKRIKELIEVNP
- a CDS encoding FAD-dependent oxidoreductase, giving the protein MTGTPDIIVIGGGPAGSSSAIRLAQAGFQVCLFEKDHFPRPKLCGGFLSPETLPELEALGVLELIQKAGAWPIRHIVVSSPSGKRAEAELPGMGLSLARETLDSLLLQRAKSVGVWVEEHHDGLNAPDSSIWTVVATGRMTPPIGNGPAYYGLQAIFENIPSVTQQVELDLIPGGYVGLARQDTTRVNVCALTTQNAIKTLGPALDNVLSHWMRQNPILHRHLAQAHRITSWQAVGPVVMGLRRLTDGRRLFVGDAAFVIDPFLGEGIAMSLYGSRLLAEAFTQSKRPVDEAYAAAWHDRFDRPLPIHRVLRSVLDNRFSQNLLVSGLRMFPPALRWLAARTRLKTSDSLVPAL
- a CDS encoding methyltransferase domain-containing protein; this translates as MSFVFKERSREPERMDLEPLDAAATTRILTALERVNEWLGGVQATLARLRRFSHRWQPGERLRFIDWGTGGADMPRAIVRWCRRKGFRAEILGIDVNEAVLTYARQACRDYPEITLVHSDLNTFIPSGEPFDYALSSLCLHHLSDPEIVALLKRSDRLTRRGLIMNDLERSGRAWAWIWTLTRLLRAHPIVQNDGPLSVKRAFTRAELEGFAREAGLSYVKVETHFGYRLTLAGEKNDRHT
- the polX gene encoding DNA polymerase/3'-5' exonuclease PolX codes for the protein MDKAGVASILEEIAVLLELKGENPFKIRAYQNAARLLPSLSEDLAALVKENRLVDVPGIGEALAEKIAHLVTTGKLPYYEELRESVHPGLLELTRLQGVGPKKAVLLYEKLGVKNLPTLKKACLEGKVAKLKGFGETTQANILKSIHFLAEHAAEHLLDDARALADEIIGRLRKLPHVKQIAFCGSLRRHKETVHDVDILVSSDKPAGPIMETFVKLPGVVRVLGEGDTKASVLFHNGIQVDLRVVKEDEYPFALHYFTGSKEHNIVMRQRAQARHLKLSEYGLFRKGNKRVPCRDEAELYAKLGLSFIPPELREDRGEFEAAEKGLLPKLLETKDLRGIFHVHSNWSDGTVELEEMIQAAQEMGFEYVGISDHSQAASYAGGLTLERLRQQRQAIERLQKRFKIHIFWGTECDVLKDGRLDYPDDVLKDFDFVIASVHSLYTMPEAEMTARIVQALQNKFVTILGHLTGRLLLRRQPYAVNVEEVLKAAGREGVAVEINTLADRLDIDWRWIPRARELGCRFSIDPDAHAKEDLHGYVRGVGIARKGWLTKEDVITTLPLEQIKTYLKKRR
- the nth gene encoding endonuclease III, with protein sequence MVQKAKNILRLLRKQWPVTRCELLHKNPLELMVGVILSAQSTDQRVNSVTRGLFRKYHTAAGFAASNPAVFEKEIRSTGFFRSKTRSIRSACRVLVERFKGKVPKTMDELLDVPGIGRKSANVLLGAAYGIASGVVVDTHMIRLSHRLGLSKQEDPVKIEMDLNKLIPSSQWIFFSQAMVLHGRYICIARRPRCWECELINVCPYSDKVLSPDKDEATPPRTTISGLPVHVRK
- a CDS encoding SAM-dependent methyltransferase; translation: MTRLSFAEYMDQTLYGPQGYYASGAAASGRAGDYFTAPDVSPVFGRLLAAIWMRWANEFAARPFHLVEMGAGEGHLARAIGAAIQKDHREQLGRLNYIAVERSPTRCRSLELLESSMPCPFRVLPDLSSLKASPLTGCFFANELIDAFPVHRVRNHQGRLQEAYVEQTASGKRLVWTDPSTSCLEAYFARIGIRLSPTRHPPQLLAGDLSSHGMMDSRPETAGNDGVRVEESWLPEGYETEINLAMGEWIRSVAASLSSGLVALIDYGRPAHEYYHPERSRGTLRGFIRHAVRSDVLSDEIMDMTADVDFTSLALDAQEAGLCPLAYMDMGSFLMTSARFLWENRLSFPAGSGGESIPNAKMDLLPVTAGDDGVGREWAGLRYLVHPEGLGSAFQVLVLGKGLDPRDWLFEGNRLSRLGLTNHD
- a CDS encoding HAD-IA family hydrolase, whose translation is MIEIDALIFDLDGTLIDSAADLIDSVRTFQQRHGLPPGSESLITSFVGDGVVALVQRAVPGLHGEKLRQGVDYFKRYYRRHCLDKTRLYPGVKDVLGHFRDKKLAVITNKPMRATQHILEGLGILSRFQVVLGGDSLPTKKPDPEPIRYALMKMHVRDSHRAVVVGDSINDILAGRRAGCCTCGVISCFGNPDQMRQAKPDKVVLNTLELMRIFN